The following coding sequences are from one Panicum virgatum strain AP13 unplaced genomic scaffold, P.virgatum_v5 scaffold_5635, whole genome shotgun sequence window:
- the LOC120694417 gene encoding calcium-transporting ATPase 2, plasma membrane-type-like codes for MAKVAKESADVIILDDNFSTIATVAKWGRSVYINIQKFVQFQLTVNVVALIVNFSSACLIGSAPLTAVQLLWVNMIMDTLGALALATEPPNNELMKRTPVGRKGNFISNVMWRNIMGQAIYQFLVIWYLQAEGKWLFAIEGDNSDLVLNTIIFNCFVFCQVFNEVSSREMERINVFEGILDNNVFAAVLGSTVVFQFIIIQFLGNFANTTPLTFTQWIASIFIGFIGMPIAVAVKMVPVDSA; via the exons ATGGCGAAG GTGGCGAAAGAGAGTGCGGATGTTATCATTCTTGATGACAACTTCTCCACTATAGCCACTGTTGCTAAGTGGGGTCGATCAGTGTACATCAATATTCAGAAGTTTGTGCAGTTTCAGCTGACAGTCAATGTGGTTGCTCTCATTGTAAACTTCTCTTCAGCTTGCTTGATAG GGAGTGCTCCTCTTACCGCTGTGCAATTGCTCTGGGTCAACATGATCATGGACACACTAGGCGCACTGGCATTGGCCACAGAACCTCCAAACAATGAGCTGATGAAGAGAACTCCTGTTGGAAGGAAAGGAAACTTCATCAGCAACGTCATGTGGAGGAACATCATGGGACAGGCCATCTACCAGTTCCTTGTAATTTGGTATCTGCAGGCTGAAGGGAAATGGCTCTTTGCAATCGAGGGCGACAACTCCGATCTAGTCTTGAACACAATCATCTTTAACTGCTTCGTATTCTGCCAG GTATTCAATGAGGTGAGCTCAAGGGAGATGGAGAGGATAAATGTCTTCGAGGGCATCCTAGACAACAACGTgttcgccgccgtcctcggcaGCACCGTCGTCTTCCAGTTCATCATAATCCAGTTCCTCGGCAACTTCGCGAACACGACCCCTCTCACGTTCACGCAGTGGATCGCCAGCATCTTCATCGGCTTCATTGGCATGCCGATCGCCGTTGCGGTGAAGATGGTGCCGGTCGATTCTGCGTAG